A single window of Salvia splendens isolate huo1 chromosome 8, SspV2, whole genome shotgun sequence DNA harbors:
- the LOC121743375 gene encoding magnesium transporter MRS2-1-like — translation MADLKERLLPPKPASAINLRDNSYRASASGRIPFQGVDVSGLKKRGQGLRSWIRVDVTGNSGVIEVDKFSIMRRCDLPARDLRLLDPLFVYPSTILGREKAIVVNLEQIRCIITADEVLLLNSLDSYVLQYVVELQRRLQAAGVGEVWQQSEGPDSGRRRGSRNLDNMFGNTSPDYLPFEFRALEVALEAACTFLDSQAAELEIEAYPLLDELTSKISTLNLERVRRLKSRLVALTRRVQKVRDEIEQLMDDDGDMAEMYLTEKKRRMESSFYGDQSLVGYRSNDGGLSLSAPVSPVSSPPDSSRKLEKCLSIARSRHESVRSSESAPENIEELEMLLEAYFVVIDSTLNKLTSLKEYIDDTEDFINIQLDNVRNQLIQFELLLTTATFVVAIFGVVAGIFGMNFEISMFNNTGAFKWVLVITGVSGAIIFSTFLWFFKHRRLMPL, via the exons ATGGCAGACCTGAAAGAACGTCTGCTCCCACCAAAACCTGCGTCAGCTATAAATCTGAGAGACAATTCATACAGGGCATCTGCCTCTGGCCGTATTCCATTTCAGGGAGTTGATGTTTCAGGCCTGAAAAAGCGTGGCCAAGGCCTTCGATCATGGATACGTGTTGATGTAACAGGGAATTCCGGAGTGATTGAGGTTGACAAGTTCAGTATAATGCGTCGATGTGATCTCCCTGCACGTGATCTAAGATTACTAGACCCATTATTCGTTTATCCATCTACTATTCTCGGCAGAGAGAAAGCGATTGTTGTAAATCTTGAACAGATTCGATGTATCATTACTGCAGATGAGGTTTTGCTATTAAACTCCCTTGATAGCTATGTTCTGCAGTATGTGGTGGAATTGCAGAGACGGTTACAAGCTGCAGGAGTAGGTGAAGTTTGGCAGCAGTCTGAAGGTCCAGATTCTGGCAGAAGGAGAGGAAGCAGAAATCTTGACAATATGTTTGGAAACACATCTCCAGATTACCTACCATTTGAGTTCAGAGCCCTTGAAGTTGCATTGGAAGCGGCTTGTACATTTTTGGATTCTCAG GCAGCGGAATTGGAGATTGAAGCATATCCGCTGTTGGATGAACTTACTTCAAAAATCAGCACACTAAATTTGGAACGAGTTCGTAGACTAAAAAGCAGGCTTGTCGCATTGACTCGGAGAGTCCAGAAG GTCAGGGATGAGATAGAACAACTGATGGATGACGATGGAGACATGGCTGAAATGTATCTCACCGAGAAGAAAAGGCGCATGGAGTCTTCATTTTATGGTGATCAATCTTTGGTAGGATATAGATCAAATGATGGCGGATTGTCTCTCTCTGCTCCTGTTTCTCCTGTTTCTTCACCTCCTGACAGCAGCAGGAAGCTTGAGAAATGCCTTAGCATAGCAAGGAGCAGACATGAAAGTGTAAGGAGCTCAGAAAGTGCCCCGGAAAATATAGAAGAGCTGGAAATGTTGTTGGAGGCCTACTTTGTTGTTATCGACAGCACACTGAACAAGCTGACCTCg TTGAAGGAGTATATTGACGATACAGAAGATTTCATCAATATCCAGCTG GATAATGTTCGGAACCAGCTTATACAGTTTGAGCTGCTATTGACTACTGCAACTTTTGTCGTCGCAATATTTGGAGTGGTAGCCGGTATATTTGGCATGAACTTTGAGATATCAATGTTCAACAACACTGGTGCATTCAAATGGGTCCTAGTTATCACAGGAGTTAGCGGAGCCATCATTTTTTCGACATTTTTATGGTTCTTCAAACATAGAAGACTGATGCCGCTGTAG